The proteins below come from a single Sorghum bicolor cultivar BTx623 chromosome 4, Sorghum_bicolor_NCBIv3, whole genome shotgun sequence genomic window:
- the LOC110434796 gene encoding uncharacterized protein LOC110434796, translated as MLKVRGHYLDNQWVVPYNPCLLRTFNCQINVEACGSIRSVKYLFKYIYKGHDRASVVMRETDKADEKGNIDEIKQYRDARWVTPPEALWRIYGFDLSKNHPPVQQLQLHLPNMHMVAFHKRDKVERIINRPGVEESMLTAYFDANKHNEEAREILYRDFPEHFT; from the coding sequence ATGCTAAAAGTTCGAGGCCATTACCTGGACAACCAATGGGTCGTGCCTTACAACCCTTGCTTGCTACGTACCTTCAACTGCCAAATAAATGTTGAGGCTTGTGGGAGCATTAGATCAGTAAAGTATCTATTCAAGTACATATACAAGGGACATGATAGGGCATCAGTGGTGATGAGGGAGACCGACAAAGCAGACGAGAAAGGAAACATTGATGAGATCAAACAGTATAGAGACGCCCGGTGGGTGACACCTCCAGAAGCTCTATGGAGGATATATGGCTTTGACTTGAGCAAGAACCATCCACCAGTACAGCAGCTACAGCTTCATCTACccaacatgcacatggtggcatTTCATAAACGGGACAAGGTCGAACGGATCATTAATAGACCAGGTGTAGAGGAGTCAATGTTGACAGCATACTTTGATGCAAACAAGCATAATGAGGAAGCTCGTGAAATCTTATATCGGGACTTTCCAGAGCATTTTACCTAG
- the LOC8084513 gene encoding ATP-dependent DNA helicase PIF1 — MPDEICVPYSGDVEKDLHTLIDIIFPDLNAIMADKDYITTRVILSTRNDWVDIVNMKMIDMFQGGETVYHSFDSTVDDPHKYYSSEFLNSMIPNGLPPHVLKLKLGCPVILLRNVDPANGLCNGTRLVMRGFRRNTIDDEIIVGQHAGKRVFFPRIPLCPSDDEMFPF, encoded by the coding sequence ATGCCAGATGAGATCTGTGTTCCATACTCTGGCGATGTAGAGAAAGATCTTCATACGTTGATTGACATCATCTTCCCAGATCTAAATGCAATCATGGCAGATAAAGACTATATCACTACTAGAGTGATTTTATCTACACGTAATGATTGGGTGGACATTGTCAATATGAAAATGATTGATATGTTCCAGGGAGGTGAGACGGTGTATCACAGTTTTGACTCCACGGTAGATGATCCACATAAATACTATTCATCAGAGTTCCTTAATAGTATGATCCCCAACGGCCTACCTCCACATGTCTTGAAGCTAAAGCTCGGGTGTCCTGTCATATTGCTTAGGAATGTTGACCCTGCTAATGGGCTATGCAACGGTACAAGGCTGGTGATGCGAGGGTTCCGAAGAAATACAATTGATGACGAAATCATTGTGGGGCAGCATGCTGGGAAGCGAGTATTCTTTCCTCGAATACCGCTCTGCCCGTCTGATGACGAGATGTTTCCATTCTAG